A genomic segment from Acipenser ruthenus chromosome 5, fAciRut3.2 maternal haplotype, whole genome shotgun sequence encodes:
- the LOC131737085 gene encoding putative SCAN domain-containing protein SCAND2P, giving the protein MDAVQFAAMMDLLRQTLTAAVQGAARPAGPDPRLQRPTKMTAEDEPEAYLEVFEAMATSAGWAQAQWASYLLPQLTGEAQAAARTLSPERMMDYPALKAAILNRVGATPEGYRRKFQEERFSAEEHPRTIAHRLKDYAMGWLNPDASTKARIVEVIVVERFLECLAPAPRLWVQRQAPATLDRAVELAEQYQAAEPTPARLPGRSTIAVSPPPLAPEKAKGLGGRGRQVFGRGVSAGAPGPGTGAGWGYPRAAAVSDRGLARPPYRRAPLMAPVFPPLVEAPGRETSPPRCWTCREVGHIARDCPVMECDLSRPDLPL; this is encoded by the coding sequence ATGGATGCCGTCCAATTTGCGgccatgatggacctcctgcgccagaccctaactgctgcggtgcagggggctgctCGACCGGCAGGTCCTGACCCCAGGTTACAGAGACCCACAAAGATGACAGCCGAGGATGAacccgaagcctacctggaggtgtttgaggccatGGCGACCTCGGCCGGGTGGGCTCAGGCACAATGGGCCAGCTACCTCTTGCCCCAGCTGACGggagaggcacaggcagcagCGAGAACGCTATCCCCTGAgaggatgatggactaccccgcGCTGAAAGCGGCCATCCTTAACCGCGTGGGGGCTACCCCAGAGGGGTACCGGCGAAAGTTCCAGGAGGAACGGTTCTCAGCAGAGGAGCATCCCAGAACGATCGCGCATCGTTTAAAGGATTACGCCATGGGCTGGCTGAACCCCGACGCGAGCACCAAAGCCAGGatagtggaggtgatcgtggtGGAGCGCTTCCTGGAGTGCTTGGCACCGGCACCTCGGctgtgggtgcaacggcaggcacctGCCACTCTAGATCGGGCGGTCGAGTTGGCGGAACAGTACCAGGCAGCAGAGCCAACGCCAGCAAGACTGCCTGGAAGGAGTACAATTGCTGTATCACCCCCTCCACTGGCCCCGGAGaaggcgaagggactggggggaaggggtagacAGGTATTTGGACGGGGGGTGTCagcgggagctcccggcccgggaactggggcagggtggggttacccacgggctgccgcggtgtcggaccggggtctcgcgcggccaccttaccgtcgagcccctttgatggctccagtGTTTCCACCCCTTGTTGAAGCGCCGGGACGAGAAACCAGCCCACcaaggtgttggacgtgcagggaggtgggccacatcgcGCGGGACTGCCCCGTGATGGaatgtgacctcagccgaccag